A single Drosophila miranda strain MSH22 chromosome XR, D.miranda_PacBio2.1, whole genome shotgun sequence DNA region contains:
- the LOC108153080 gene encoding larval cuticle protein LCP-17 — MWRSLLTVASLLLAAPASTLAGRLSQRYLPSPQPQASQLHYHGVSGQGHARPAAVHGAGHGAGAGAVAASSYQRQQQQQQPQIPIVRSDYQSDANGNYNFGFDTGNGIHRDETGEFRGGWPHGSLGVRGSYSYTGDDGQQYTVNYKADKNGFHAEGAHLPTSPSVPAAHAQAPAGGPAGRGSGGSSYGGAYRGSASSHVQAPNTRYLPPGYRQRRHY; from the exons ATGTGGCGCTCTCTGCTGACCGTTGCCAGCCTGCTCCTGGCCGCCCCAGCCTCCACTCTGGCCGGACGCCTCAGCCAGCGGTATCtgcccagcccccagccccagGCCTCGCAGCTCCACTACCACGGCGTCAGTGGACAAGGACATGCACGCCCTGCAGCCGTACACGGAGCCGGACACGGGGCCGGTGCCGGGGCCGTTGCCGCCTCGAGCTAtcagcgccagcagcagcagcagcagccgcagatTCCCATCGTAAGGAGCGACTACCAGAGCGATGCCAATGGCAACTACAACTTTGG CTTCGATACGGGCAATGGCATCCATCGCGATGAGACCGGAGAGTTCCGTGGCGGATGGCCCCATGGCTCGCTGGGAGTGCGCGGCTCCTACTCCTACACCGGGGACGATGGCCAGCAGTATACGGTCAACTACAAGGCGGACAAGAACGGATTCCATGCCGAGGGCGCCCATCTGCCCACATCGCCGTCAGTTCCCGCTGCTCACGCTCAGGCTCCCGCCGGTGGCCCAGCTGG ACGCGGTTCCGGCGGATCTTCGTATGGCGGCGCCTATAGGGGATCGGCCTCTTCGCATGTCCAGGCACCGAACACGCGGTATCTGCCGCCGGGCTATCGTCAGCGTAGACACTACTAA